A window from Setaria italica strain Yugu1 chromosome VIII, Setaria_italica_v2.0, whole genome shotgun sequence encodes these proteins:
- the LOC101769843 gene encoding disease resistance protein RPM1 isoform X1 has product MISSASRALPKSQLQQEVVAMDLGVMAPAEEQGKEVNEIAPAASEQQQETQERHQMPPAASENKEKEEVAKIDEVLSWLKPLPAKITELLESAGPRRVRDHPERRALEFMKMELTDLVDSLKSMLPPLQDGRVGAELKMDWLNRLILFARDAHSLVKQVSDSRLHTLLRRATQFFRRSNKVLMYMAEESFRAAEYASKYRCLLLASSSSVASGSSDHALPPCSDHLLFGIDRPIKKLLGWLTSQEETEERGLKFIAIVGAAGMGKTTLAMELHRRLQCQASGGYNSFQCNAVAQVSNSTRRMELLLRDILSRISYGTSPLLPSDQSPSKTTELLVYRVREYLQDKRYFILIDDLWHREDWEEIKGAFPNNNLDSRLLITTRVESIAWSCCSDSKGLLVHEMKPLNQMDSERLLLVKAFGSVDGCPSDSMKLFCDKILMTCQGIPLFVTGTADWLKEQLQLQQKQQRYAICSEEQVPQLPELFEQELSSAFDDLPSELPELFGQELSSAFGDLPSELPELFEQELSSAFDDLPSELTTVFLCMSMFPYCYSFEKDHLILKWISECHTSWPEYYVIRKRKEEGNEYFSQLVDRNVISSAAANCKPGLSEDEACQWHINQFMQQFLASKSAKIGFAFTSTTLTGNVTRMPRRLALHHPDPLLPSEIQTKDLSQTRWLTVSGSVSAIPVNMFVNLVVLDLEGWDNFNNQDLEEICRGKMFVLEYLSIRKTRVSKLPHEIKDLQNLMILDVSCTTISVLPSGVFKLKRLYHLDLRGTAIRKLTNEIVGLQSTLHALLVGDEGMINSVEAATWVPHDIQRFHALHTLATIDLTGQAESFIQALGDLHTLRVLAVTWSFHQSTDRACRQALESSIQKLHRLESLTIHCGLGCSMEFLGVSDNCRPWTLEKFKVTAGRFARVPRWIDNYQKLLRFVQITVCRLETDDLKRLGELLQLQFLTLGLDFVPEEAIVIDKAGFSELQRFSVDCQMPWLTFKTGAMRKLRYLQLTFNTCPASSQTQTNVPSGIGSLQSLSEVALCYNARYSTRPSVKATVEAARKQVAENPNQIDLFINGHQDYDVQEADEETENANGTIRRVDAETKCDARAVLEEASRRTTEEYQSEIEAEADARSDS; this is encoded by the exons ATGATTTCCTCGGCTAGCAGGGCACTACCGAAGTCTCAACTACAGCAGGAAGTCGTGGCCATGGACTTGGGGGTCATGGCGCCTGCGGAGGAACAGGGCAAGGAAGTCAACGAGATCGCGCCTGCAGCttcagagcagcagcaggaaacGCAGGAGCGACATCAGATGCCGCCTGCAGCTTCCGAGAATAAGGAAAAGGAGGAGGTAGCCAAGATCGATGAGGTATTGAGTTGGCTGAAGCCCTTGCCGGCTAAAATCACTGAGCTGCTGGAATCTGCTGGCCCTCGCCGCGTCAGGGATCATCCTGAACGGCGCGCCCTGGAGTTCATGAAGATGGAGCTGACAGATCTTGTCGACTCACTGAAATCCATGCTGCCTCCATTGCAGGATGGTCGTGTTGGCGCCGAGCTCAAGATGGACTGGCTGAACAGATTGATTCTTTTCGCCAGAGATGCCCATAGCCTCGTCAAACAAGTTTCTGATTCCCGACTTCACACACTGCTGCGAAGAGCCACGCAGTTCTTCCGCCGTAGTAATAAAGTTTTGATGTATATGGCGGAAGAATCTTTCCGTGCAGCCGAATATGCAAGCAAGTATAGGTGCCTTCTTCTTGCCAGTAGCAGTTCCGTTGCCAGTGGCAGTTCCGACCACGCGCTGCCACCCTGCTCAGACCACCTCCTTTTTGGCATCGATCGCCCCATAAAGAAGCTCCTTGGATGGCTCACGTCTCAGGAGGAGACGGAAGAAAGGGGGCTAAAGTTCATAGCCATTGTTGGAGCTGCCGGGATGGGCAAGACAACTCTTGCCATGGAGCTCCACCGCCGGCTCCAGTGCCAAGCTAGCGGTGGATACAACTCTTTCCAGTGCAATGCTGTGGCTCAGGTGTCTAATAGTACTCgaagaatggagcttcttctcAGGGACATCCTCTCACGAATTTCATACGGCACATCACCACTGCTACCATCTGATCAATCACCATCCAAGACGACGGAGCTACTAGTTTACCGCGTTCGAGAATACCTGCAAGATAAGAG GTACTTCATCTTAATTGATGATTTGTGGCACAGAGAAGATTGGGAAGAAATCAAAGGTGCCTTTCCTAATAATAATCTTGATAGCCGATTATTGATTACAACACGTGTTGAAAGTATAGCATGGTCATGTTGTTCTGATTCTAAAGGTTTGCTTGTGCACGAGATGAAACCTTTGAATCAGATGGATTCAGAAAGGCTGCTTTTAGTAAAAGCTTTTGGTTCTGTTGATGGTTGCCCGTCAGACAGCATGAAGCTATTCTGCGATAAAATCCTGATGACATGTCAAGGTATACCATTGTTCGTAACTGGCACGGCAGATTGGTTGAAAGAACAATTGCAGctgcagcagaagcagcagaGGTATGCAATTTGTAGCGAGGAACAAGTCCCCCAGCTACCAGAACTATTTGAACAAGAACTGTCCTCTGCTTTTGATGACCTTCCTTCTGAGCTACCAGAACTATTTGGACAAGAACTGTCCTCTGCTTTCGGTGACCTTCCTTCTGAGCTACCAGAACTATTTGAACAAGAACTGTCCTCTGCTTTTGATGACCTTCCTTCTGAGCTGACAACGGTATTTTTATGCATGAGTATGTTTCCTTATTGTTACAGCTTTGAGAAGGATCATCTTATCTTGAAATGGATTTCTGAGTGCCATACCAGTTGGCCAGAATATTATGTTATTCGTAAACGTAAGGAAGAAGGAAATGAGTACTTCTCCCAGCTAGTCGACAGGAATGTCATTTCCAGTGCAGCAGCAAATTGCAAACCCGGTTTGAGTGAAGACGAGGCCTGCCAGTGGCATATAAATCAATTTATGCAGCAGTTCCTTGCCTCCAAATCTGCAAAGATAGGTTTTGCTTTCACCAGCACCACGCTGACGGGTAATGTAACTAGGATGCCAAGGAGGCTAGCCCTCCATCATCCTGATCCCCTGCTCCCATCAGAGATTCAGACTAAGGATTTGTCCCAAACTCGTTGGCTAACTGTATCTGGTTCGGTCAGTGCGATCCCTGTTAACATGTTTGTCAATTTAGTGGTGCTGGATCTTGAAGGTTGGGATAATTTTAATAACCAGGACCTAGAGGAGATATGCAGAGGCAAAATGTTTGTTTTGGAGTATTTGAGCATTAGGAAGACTCGAGTGAGCAAGCTCCCACATGAGATCAAGGACCTGCAGAATCTGATGATATTGGATGTAAGTTGCACCACGATAAGTGTGCTTCCGTCTGGAGTGTTCAAGCTAAAAAGATTGTACCATCTGGATCTAAGAGGCACAGCGATAAGGAAACTGACAAACGAAATTGTGGGGCTACAGAGTACTTTGCATGCTCTTCTTGTTGGTGATGAAGGAATGATTAATTCCGTTGAAGCGGCAACATGGGTACCACACGATATACAGCGTTTTCACGCACTACATACACTAGCAACTATAGATTTAACTGGACAAGCCGAAAGCTTCATCCAGGCTCTTGGAGATCTACACACTCTGAGGGTGCTGGCAGTAACATGGTCTTTTCACCAGAGCACTGACAGAGCATGCCGTCAAGCATTAGAATCATCCATCCAGAAGTTGCATAGGCTCGAGTCTCTGACAATTCACTGTGGACTCGGCTGCTCCATGGAGTTCCTAGGTGTGTCTGATAACTGTAGGCCCTGGACGCTCGAGAAGTTCAAGGTGACAGCTGGAAGATTTGCACGCGTTCCCAGGTGGATCGACAACTACCAAAAGCTTCTACGTTTCGTGCAAATCACCGTCTGCAGACTAGAGACGGATGATCTCAAGAGGCTTGGAGAATTGCTCCAACTTCAGTTCTTAACACTAGGCTTGGACTTCGTCCCCGAAGAAGCTATAGTGATCGATAAGGCGGGGTTCAGTGAGCTTCAGAGATTCTCCGTCGACTGCCAAATGCCATGGCTCACTTTCAAGACAGGAGCTATGCGGAAGCTCAGATATCTTCAACTGACATTCAACACATGCCCTGCGAGCAGCCAGACCCAGACTAATGTTCCGTCAGGTATCGGCAGCCTCCAAAGTCTTTCTGAGGTAGCCTTGTGCTACAACGCAAGGTACAGCACCAGGCCCAGCGTCAAGGCGACAGTGGAGGCAGCGAGGAAACAAGTCGCAGAGAACCCCAACCAGATCGACCTTTTCATCAATGGCCACCAAGACTACGATGTTCAAGAAGCTGATGAGGAGACAGAGAATGCGAACGGAACCATCAGACGAGTTGATGCTGAAACCAAATGTGATGCTCGAGCAGTCCTTGAGGAGGCAAGCAGGAGGACTACAGAAGAGTATCAGAGTGAGATCGAAGCTGAAGCTGATGCCCGGAGCGACTCCTAG
- the LOC101769843 gene encoding disease resistance protein RPM1 isoform X2 gives MISSASRALPKSQLQQEVVAMDLGVMAPAEEQGKEVNEIAPAASEQQQETQERHQMPPAASENKEKEEVAKIDEDGRVGAELKMDWLNRLILFARDAHSLVKQVSDSRLHTLLRRATQFFRRSNKVLMYMAEESFRAAEYASKYRCLLLASSSSVASGSSDHALPPCSDHLLFGIDRPIKKLLGWLTSQEETEERGLKFIAIVGAAGMGKTTLAMELHRRLQCQASGGYNSFQCNAVAQVSNSTRRMELLLRDILSRISYGTSPLLPSDQSPSKTTELLVYRVREYLQDKRYFILIDDLWHREDWEEIKGAFPNNNLDSRLLITTRVESIAWSCCSDSKGLLVHEMKPLNQMDSERLLLVKAFGSVDGCPSDSMKLFCDKILMTCQGIPLFVTGTADWLKEQLQLQQKQQRYAICSEEQVPQLPELFEQELSSAFDDLPSELPELFGQELSSAFGDLPSELPELFEQELSSAFDDLPSELTTVFLCMSMFPYCYSFEKDHLILKWISECHTSWPEYYVIRKRKEEGNEYFSQLVDRNVISSAAANCKPGLSEDEACQWHINQFMQQFLASKSAKIGFAFTSTTLTGNVTRMPRRLALHHPDPLLPSEIQTKDLSQTRWLTVSGSVSAIPVNMFVNLVVLDLEGWDNFNNQDLEEICRGKMFVLEYLSIRKTRVSKLPHEIKDLQNLMILDVSCTTISVLPSGVFKLKRLYHLDLRGTAIRKLTNEIVGLQSTLHALLVGDEGMINSVEAATWVPHDIQRFHALHTLATIDLTGQAESFIQALGDLHTLRVLAVTWSFHQSTDRACRQALESSIQKLHRLESLTIHCGLGCSMEFLGVSDNCRPWTLEKFKVTAGRFARVPRWIDNYQKLLRFVQITVCRLETDDLKRLGELLQLQFLTLGLDFVPEEAIVIDKAGFSELQRFSVDCQMPWLTFKTGAMRKLRYLQLTFNTCPASSQTQTNVPSGIGSLQSLSEVALCYNARYSTRPSVKATVEAARKQVAENPNQIDLFINGHQDYDVQEADEETENANGTIRRVDAETKCDARAVLEEASRRTTEEYQSEIEAEADARSDS, from the exons ATGATTTCCTCGGCTAGCAGGGCACTACCGAAGTCTCAACTACAGCAGGAAGTCGTGGCCATGGACTTGGGGGTCATGGCGCCTGCGGAGGAACAGGGCAAGGAAGTCAACGAGATCGCGCCTGCAGCttcagagcagcagcaggaaacGCAGGAGCGACATCAGATGCCGCCTGCAGCTTCCGAGAATAAGGAAAAGGAGGAGGTAGCCAAGATCGATGAG GATGGTCGTGTTGGCGCCGAGCTCAAGATGGACTGGCTGAACAGATTGATTCTTTTCGCCAGAGATGCCCATAGCCTCGTCAAACAAGTTTCTGATTCCCGACTTCACACACTGCTGCGAAGAGCCACGCAGTTCTTCCGCCGTAGTAATAAAGTTTTGATGTATATGGCGGAAGAATCTTTCCGTGCAGCCGAATATGCAAGCAAGTATAGGTGCCTTCTTCTTGCCAGTAGCAGTTCCGTTGCCAGTGGCAGTTCCGACCACGCGCTGCCACCCTGCTCAGACCACCTCCTTTTTGGCATCGATCGCCCCATAAAGAAGCTCCTTGGATGGCTCACGTCTCAGGAGGAGACGGAAGAAAGGGGGCTAAAGTTCATAGCCATTGTTGGAGCTGCCGGGATGGGCAAGACAACTCTTGCCATGGAGCTCCACCGCCGGCTCCAGTGCCAAGCTAGCGGTGGATACAACTCTTTCCAGTGCAATGCTGTGGCTCAGGTGTCTAATAGTACTCgaagaatggagcttcttctcAGGGACATCCTCTCACGAATTTCATACGGCACATCACCACTGCTACCATCTGATCAATCACCATCCAAGACGACGGAGCTACTAGTTTACCGCGTTCGAGAATACCTGCAAGATAAGAG GTACTTCATCTTAATTGATGATTTGTGGCACAGAGAAGATTGGGAAGAAATCAAAGGTGCCTTTCCTAATAATAATCTTGATAGCCGATTATTGATTACAACACGTGTTGAAAGTATAGCATGGTCATGTTGTTCTGATTCTAAAGGTTTGCTTGTGCACGAGATGAAACCTTTGAATCAGATGGATTCAGAAAGGCTGCTTTTAGTAAAAGCTTTTGGTTCTGTTGATGGTTGCCCGTCAGACAGCATGAAGCTATTCTGCGATAAAATCCTGATGACATGTCAAGGTATACCATTGTTCGTAACTGGCACGGCAGATTGGTTGAAAGAACAATTGCAGctgcagcagaagcagcagaGGTATGCAATTTGTAGCGAGGAACAAGTCCCCCAGCTACCAGAACTATTTGAACAAGAACTGTCCTCTGCTTTTGATGACCTTCCTTCTGAGCTACCAGAACTATTTGGACAAGAACTGTCCTCTGCTTTCGGTGACCTTCCTTCTGAGCTACCAGAACTATTTGAACAAGAACTGTCCTCTGCTTTTGATGACCTTCCTTCTGAGCTGACAACGGTATTTTTATGCATGAGTATGTTTCCTTATTGTTACAGCTTTGAGAAGGATCATCTTATCTTGAAATGGATTTCTGAGTGCCATACCAGTTGGCCAGAATATTATGTTATTCGTAAACGTAAGGAAGAAGGAAATGAGTACTTCTCCCAGCTAGTCGACAGGAATGTCATTTCCAGTGCAGCAGCAAATTGCAAACCCGGTTTGAGTGAAGACGAGGCCTGCCAGTGGCATATAAATCAATTTATGCAGCAGTTCCTTGCCTCCAAATCTGCAAAGATAGGTTTTGCTTTCACCAGCACCACGCTGACGGGTAATGTAACTAGGATGCCAAGGAGGCTAGCCCTCCATCATCCTGATCCCCTGCTCCCATCAGAGATTCAGACTAAGGATTTGTCCCAAACTCGTTGGCTAACTGTATCTGGTTCGGTCAGTGCGATCCCTGTTAACATGTTTGTCAATTTAGTGGTGCTGGATCTTGAAGGTTGGGATAATTTTAATAACCAGGACCTAGAGGAGATATGCAGAGGCAAAATGTTTGTTTTGGAGTATTTGAGCATTAGGAAGACTCGAGTGAGCAAGCTCCCACATGAGATCAAGGACCTGCAGAATCTGATGATATTGGATGTAAGTTGCACCACGATAAGTGTGCTTCCGTCTGGAGTGTTCAAGCTAAAAAGATTGTACCATCTGGATCTAAGAGGCACAGCGATAAGGAAACTGACAAACGAAATTGTGGGGCTACAGAGTACTTTGCATGCTCTTCTTGTTGGTGATGAAGGAATGATTAATTCCGTTGAAGCGGCAACATGGGTACCACACGATATACAGCGTTTTCACGCACTACATACACTAGCAACTATAGATTTAACTGGACAAGCCGAAAGCTTCATCCAGGCTCTTGGAGATCTACACACTCTGAGGGTGCTGGCAGTAACATGGTCTTTTCACCAGAGCACTGACAGAGCATGCCGTCAAGCATTAGAATCATCCATCCAGAAGTTGCATAGGCTCGAGTCTCTGACAATTCACTGTGGACTCGGCTGCTCCATGGAGTTCCTAGGTGTGTCTGATAACTGTAGGCCCTGGACGCTCGAGAAGTTCAAGGTGACAGCTGGAAGATTTGCACGCGTTCCCAGGTGGATCGACAACTACCAAAAGCTTCTACGTTTCGTGCAAATCACCGTCTGCAGACTAGAGACGGATGATCTCAAGAGGCTTGGAGAATTGCTCCAACTTCAGTTCTTAACACTAGGCTTGGACTTCGTCCCCGAAGAAGCTATAGTGATCGATAAGGCGGGGTTCAGTGAGCTTCAGAGATTCTCCGTCGACTGCCAAATGCCATGGCTCACTTTCAAGACAGGAGCTATGCGGAAGCTCAGATATCTTCAACTGACATTCAACACATGCCCTGCGAGCAGCCAGACCCAGACTAATGTTCCGTCAGGTATCGGCAGCCTCCAAAGTCTTTCTGAGGTAGCCTTGTGCTACAACGCAAGGTACAGCACCAGGCCCAGCGTCAAGGCGACAGTGGAGGCAGCGAGGAAACAAGTCGCAGAGAACCCCAACCAGATCGACCTTTTCATCAATGGCCACCAAGACTACGATGTTCAAGAAGCTGATGAGGAGACAGAGAATGCGAACGGAACCATCAGACGAGTTGATGCTGAAACCAAATGTGATGCTCGAGCAGTCCTTGAGGAGGCAAGCAGGAGGACTACAGAAGAGTATCAGAGTGAGATCGAAGCTGAAGCTGATGCCCGGAGCGACTCCTAG